One region of Mucilaginibacter gotjawali genomic DNA includes:
- a CDS encoding alpha-L-rhamnosidase-related protein produces MKHLFVFLLAISSFIYASAGNAKSKPASTEGRPWNADWIAAPFEAGDTYGVYYFRKNIELHIKPASFIIHLSADNRYKLYVNNTLVSLGPARGDTYFWNYETVDLAPYLSAGKNTIAALVWNEAQYRPEAQISVRTAFILQGNSANEEVLNTNNTWKCYRDAGHQPVPGFFFAASKGEMVDMNQAVKGNWRAADYDDNTWPHAAKVMNGTLKGMSWGIDWALVPSALPAREMTYQRILKLRNSFGLSVPQNFPGEKAQVTIPANTTATLLMDQTFETNAYITLNFSGGKGAGISLGYAEALFDKGSHGTRKSNRDDVDGKDFIGRIDSLIADGSNGQSFTTLNFRTFRYIRLVVQTKNEPLTIDDLYGTFTGYPFKRTAVFNTDNTEIKQILDIGWRTARLNAWETYTDCPYYEQLQYIGDTRIQALISYYNTDDDRLARNALTLMDHSRIAEGVTRSCYPTKGTQIISTFSLWYICMLHDYWMYRNDNDFIKNKLGGERAVLDFFSKYQQPDGSLKDTPYWAFVDWAGNLAGEVKGADGSAAIYDLQLLWAYQWAAEMEGKIGLQDYARIYNQKAAQLKATIQRKYWDPVKQLYADTKEKNGYSQHVNSLAILTGMVPNAAMPAMAKKLLTDNTLTQCTIYFKYYLHQALVKAGKGNDYMNWLDVWRNNIKMGMTTWGEVSDLQNTRSDCHAWGASPNIEFFRTVLGVDSYAPGFAKVKIAPHLGTLTNVSGDIPHPNGKVSVSYKLVGKSVVPIAAGTESPKADATNASAKKELNYGKWQINISLPEKTSGILVWKNKIYVLKAGANSFLI; encoded by the coding sequence ATGAAACACCTTTTCGTATTTCTTTTAGCAATTTCAAGTTTTATTTATGCATCAGCCGGCAATGCAAAATCCAAACCCGCCTCAACTGAAGGCCGGCCATGGAACGCCGATTGGATAGCAGCACCCTTTGAGGCGGGCGACACCTACGGCGTTTACTATTTTCGCAAAAACATTGAGCTCCATATTAAACCGGCGTCTTTTATTATCCATTTATCTGCGGATAATCGCTACAAATTATATGTTAATAATACCCTCGTGTCCCTCGGCCCCGCGCGCGGTGACACCTACTTCTGGAACTACGAAACAGTTGACCTGGCGCCATATCTATCGGCTGGGAAAAACACGATAGCGGCCCTCGTTTGGAATGAGGCCCAGTACCGCCCGGAGGCGCAGATCTCGGTCCGCACCGCCTTCATTCTACAGGGTAATTCGGCTAACGAAGAAGTACTTAACACCAATAATACCTGGAAATGCTATCGCGATGCAGGCCATCAGCCAGTACCGGGCTTCTTTTTTGCTGCCAGTAAAGGAGAAATGGTGGATATGAACCAGGCTGTAAAAGGCAATTGGCGCGCTGCTGATTATGATGACAATACCTGGCCCCACGCGGCGAAGGTAATGAACGGGACGCTTAAAGGCATGAGCTGGGGGATTGACTGGGCCCTGGTACCCTCCGCACTCCCGGCCAGGGAAATGACCTACCAGCGGATTCTCAAGTTGCGCAATTCCTTTGGCCTGAGCGTTCCGCAAAACTTTCCGGGGGAGAAGGCACAGGTAACAATTCCGGCAAATACCACAGCTACTTTACTGATGGATCAAACCTTTGAAACCAATGCTTATATAACCTTAAATTTTAGCGGCGGCAAAGGTGCGGGCATCTCATTAGGCTATGCCGAAGCGCTTTTTGACAAAGGCAGCCATGGCACCCGTAAAAGCAACCGCGATGATGTTGATGGCAAGGACTTTATTGGGCGGATTGACAGCCTGATCGCCGACGGCAGTAATGGGCAATCGTTTACCACCTTAAACTTTCGCACATTCCGTTACATCAGGCTGGTTGTTCAAACCAAAAATGAGCCGCTGACCATCGACGATCTTTATGGCACCTTTACCGGTTACCCTTTTAAACGCACAGCGGTATTTAATACGGACAATACCGAAATAAAGCAAATACTGGATATTGGCTGGCGCACTGCCAGGCTTAACGCCTGGGAAACCTATACCGACTGCCCCTATTATGAGCAATTACAATACATCGGTGATACCCGCATACAGGCACTGATATCCTACTATAATACCGACGACGACCGGCTGGCGCGTAATGCGCTCACCCTGATGGACCATTCACGTATTGCAGAAGGCGTTACCAGGAGCTGCTACCCTACAAAAGGCACACAGATCATTTCAACATTTTCGTTGTGGTACATTTGCATGCTGCATGATTACTGGATGTACCGTAACGACAATGATTTTATAAAAAATAAATTGGGCGGCGAACGGGCGGTGCTGGATTTCTTCAGCAAATACCAGCAGCCGGACGGCTCATTAAAAGATACCCCTTACTGGGCGTTTGTAGACTGGGCCGGGAATTTGGCCGGAGAGGTTAAAGGTGCGGATGGCAGCGCGGCAATTTATGACCTGCAGTTGCTATGGGCATATCAATGGGCTGCTGAAATGGAAGGCAAAATCGGGCTGCAGGATTACGCACGCATTTATAATCAAAAAGCAGCACAGTTAAAGGCTACTATACAACGCAAATACTGGGACCCGGTTAAACAACTCTATGCTGATACCAAAGAAAAAAACGGGTACTCACAGCATGTTAATTCGCTGGCGATACTTACCGGCATGGTACCCAATGCAGCTATGCCAGCAATGGCCAAAAAGTTATTGACTGATAACACTTTAACACAATGTACAATCTATTTTAAATATTACCTGCACCAGGCCCTGGTAAAAGCCGGCAAGGGAAACGATTACATGAACTGGCTTGATGTTTGGCGCAACAATATTAAAATGGGGATGACGACCTGGGGCGAAGTGTCTGACCTGCAAAACACCCGTTCGGACTGCCACGCATGGGGCGCAAGCCCGAACATTGAATTCTTCAGAACGGTATTGGGTGTAGACAGCTATGCACCAGGATTTGCCAAAGTAAAAATAGCGCCGCATTTGGGCACTTTAACAAATGTAAGCGGCGACATACCTCACCCCAACGGAAAAGTATCTGTGAGCTATAAATTAGTCGGAAAGTCAGTAGTCCCGATAGCTGCCGGGACCGAAAGTCCGAAAGCAGATGCAACTAACGCTTCGGCAAAAAAAGAGTTGAATTACGGTAAATGGCAAATAAACATCAGCTTGCCGGAAAAAACGTCCGGAATACTGGTTTGGAAAAACAAAATATATGTTCTCAAAGCCGGTGCGAATTCATTTTTGATTTAA
- a CDS encoding AGE family epimerase/isomerase gives MDLYKYKEIYRTNLLDDVIPFWVKNSEDKAYGGFFTCLDEVGEVYDTDKFIWLQCRQVWTLSMLYNQVEQNQEWLDMAVRGAAFLTKHGMDSEGNWYFSLTQSGEPLVQPYNIFSDCFAAMAFAQLFKACGDENYKVIALATFNNIIKRKENTKGIYNKAYPGTRNLQSFALPMILCNLVLEMEHIMDPEIVESIIQQGIHSVMDVFYKPELGLILENVAPDGSFVDSFEGRLINPGHAIESMWFIMDLATRTGDNELIKKAVDITINTLEYGWDKVYGGIFYFLDVKHNPPQQLEWDQKLWWVHVESLVSLLKGYQLTGDERCWHWFEKVHAYTFEHFCDSTNGEWFGYLDRRGKVLLKAKGGKWKGFFHVPRGLFQAWKTLDAILTKNEVLTPTEK, from the coding sequence ATGGATTTATATAAATATAAAGAAATATACCGCACGAATTTATTGGACGATGTGATACCTTTTTGGGTAAAAAACTCCGAAGACAAAGCTTACGGCGGCTTTTTTACCTGCCTTGATGAAGTTGGGGAAGTGTATGATACAGACAAATTTATTTGGCTGCAATGCCGCCAGGTATGGACGTTAAGTATGCTTTACAACCAGGTTGAGCAAAACCAGGAATGGCTGGATATGGCGGTTAGAGGGGCAGCGTTTCTTACAAAACATGGAATGGATAGTGAAGGGAACTGGTATTTTTCGCTTACTCAAAGCGGAGAACCCCTTGTTCAGCCTTACAACATATTTTCCGATTGCTTTGCCGCAATGGCATTTGCGCAGCTATTTAAAGCCTGCGGCGACGAAAACTACAAAGTCATCGCGTTAGCTACCTTTAACAACATCATCAAACGCAAGGAAAACACTAAAGGGATTTATAACAAGGCCTATCCGGGTACAAGAAACCTGCAAAGCTTTGCCCTGCCGATGATACTTTGCAACCTGGTTTTAGAGATGGAGCATATTATGGATCCCGAAATCGTTGAAAGTATTATCCAGCAAGGCATACATTCGGTAATGGATGTATTTTACAAGCCGGAGTTGGGCCTGATCCTTGAAAACGTTGCACCCGACGGAAGTTTTGTAGATTCTTTTGAAGGGCGTTTAATCAACCCGGGCCATGCCATCGAATCCATGTGGTTCATCATGGATCTGGCCACAAGAACTGGAGATAATGAACTTATTAAAAAAGCTGTTGATATAACCATCAATACCCTTGAATATGGCTGGGATAAGGTATATGGAGGTATTTTTTACTTCCTGGATGTCAAACACAATCCACCGCAGCAACTGGAATGGGACCAAAAACTTTGGTGGGTTCATGTTGAATCGCTGGTAAGTTTATTAAAGGGCTATCAGCTTACAGGTGACGAAAGGTGCTGGCATTGGTTTGAGAAAGTGCATGCCTATACATTTGAGCATTTTTGTGATAGTACCAATGGCGAATGGTTTGGCTATCTTGACAGGCGCGGAAAAGTACTCCTGAAAGCAAAGGGCGGTAAATGGAAAGGATTTTTTCATGTACCGCGCGGCTTGTTCCAGGCCTGGAAAACTCTTGATGCAATTCTAACTAAAAATGAAGTATTAACCCCAACAGAAAAATAA
- a CDS encoding sugar MFS transporter, which produces MTYGIMSIPAGNIVGKIGYKNGMVLGFSISALGALLFFPASVFHQYGLFLAALFIVAVGIVLLQVAANPYVTVLGPAKTASSRLALIQGVGSVGTTVAPLLGAYFILSRLSESHASSAAVRYPYWGIAGLLIVIALVVFRLKLPVIKPQADSTSSATGEKKSVLSFRNLNFGVVAIFLYVGAEVSIGTFLTNYISDTLHIEVKSANSYVAFYWGSMVVGRLIGAAALKAIKPSYVLGFCAAISMALVLVSISSGGQIAVWSMISVGLFNSVMFAVIFSLSVNGLGKYTTKASGMLSTAIAGGAIISFSQGFLKDHFTWQIAFILPLLCYLYILFYAVNGYKSRYSI; this is translated from the coding sequence CTGACCTATGGTATCATGTCGATACCTGCGGGTAACATTGTCGGAAAAATAGGGTACAAGAATGGGATGGTCCTGGGATTTTCCATCTCGGCCCTGGGCGCTTTGTTGTTCTTCCCCGCTTCTGTATTTCATCAATATGGTTTATTCCTGGCAGCATTATTCATTGTAGCCGTTGGAATTGTTTTGTTGCAGGTTGCCGCCAATCCTTATGTAACGGTACTGGGGCCGGCCAAAACCGCGTCATCCCGCCTGGCTTTAATACAAGGTGTCGGGTCTGTCGGAACAACAGTAGCCCCGTTATTGGGCGCTTATTTTATTTTGTCCCGTTTAAGCGAATCACATGCGTCAAGTGCGGCTGTAAGATATCCCTATTGGGGTATTGCAGGCCTGCTTATCGTTATCGCATTAGTGGTTTTTCGTTTAAAATTGCCTGTAATAAAACCGCAGGCCGACTCAACATCTTCAGCTACCGGTGAGAAAAAAAGTGTTTTATCTTTCAGAAATTTAAATTTTGGGGTGGTAGCTATTTTTCTTTATGTGGGCGCTGAGGTGTCTATAGGCACTTTTCTTACCAACTATATAAGTGACACCTTGCATATAGAAGTTAAAAGCGCCAATAGTTATGTTGCCTTTTACTGGGGAAGCATGGTAGTTGGGCGGTTAATTGGCGCTGCTGCACTTAAGGCAATCAAGCCCTCCTATGTGCTCGGTTTCTGCGCTGCAATATCAATGGCGCTTGTACTTGTTTCCATTAGCTCGGGTGGCCAAATTGCAGTCTGGAGTATGATATCAGTGGGATTATTTAACTCCGTTATGTTTGCCGTCATCTTTTCATTATCAGTTAACGGGTTAGGTAAATATACAACAAAGGCATCTGGTATGTTATCAACAGCTATTGCAGGCGGAGCTATTATTTCTTTTTCCCAGGGATTTCTTAAAGATCATTTTACCTGGCAAATAGCCTTTATTTTACCCCTGTTATGTTATTTGTATATTTTGTTTTATGCGGTGAATGGGTATAAATCCAGGTATAGTATTTAA
- a CDS encoding DNA topoisomerase 3 has translation MKVIIAEKPSVGREIARVFGATTKKDGYMEGNGYTFTWAFGHLLQLAAPQEYGYYGWSVQNLPMLPAKFKLAIRKVKTKDGMVDDPGVKKQLDIIKKLFDEATEIIVATDAGREGELIFRYIYYYLKCKKPFKRLWISSQTDEAIKDGFRNLKPGSEYDTLFNSAHCRSQSDWLVGMNATQALSLASGTRGVLSLGRVQTPTLAMICARYLENKNFVPQLYYQVAIYPDKDGQVFKAISEKNFKTREEAQAIIDLVTGEGHIQNVEAKPRKEPPPLLHDLSSLQQEANKRKGFTADQTLGLLQNLYEGKLVTYPRTGSRYIGDDVFAGVPDLIDKLNSHPEFGKQAAALTGAKLNKRCVNAKKVTDHHAILPTGVVPQHLSADHQAIYDLVAGRMLEAFHQDCIKEVTRITLLSGSKFIASGTVIQTAGWRAVFNDKDEEKKDEENVTLPKVTQGEDLQITEKVLLEKQTKPKALFNEASLLKALETAGKEIEDEELREAMKEGGLGTPATRAAIIETLLTRKYILREKKNLVPTETGLAVYEIVRHQRIAHAELTGTWEKRLEEIRSGGSVAAFQEEIKTYTRAITQELLQAGKSFKAPVAI, from the coding sequence ATGAAAGTTATTATAGCTGAGAAACCATCCGTGGGGCGGGAAATTGCCAGGGTATTTGGCGCCACTACCAAAAAGGATGGTTATATGGAAGGGAATGGCTATACTTTTACCTGGGCTTTCGGGCATCTACTGCAACTGGCCGCACCGCAGGAATACGGCTATTATGGCTGGAGTGTGCAAAACCTGCCCATGTTACCGGCCAAATTTAAACTAGCTATCCGCAAGGTTAAAACAAAGGATGGCATGGTTGACGATCCGGGTGTAAAAAAGCAACTGGATATCATCAAAAAGCTGTTTGACGAAGCTACCGAGATTATTGTGGCGACGGATGCCGGGCGCGAGGGCGAATTGATCTTTCGCTATATTTACTACTACCTCAAATGTAAAAAGCCGTTCAAACGGCTCTGGATCTCGTCGCAAACTGATGAGGCCATTAAAGATGGTTTCCGGAATTTGAAGCCAGGATCAGAATATGATACCTTATTTAACTCTGCCCATTGCCGCTCCCAGTCTGATTGGCTGGTAGGCATGAATGCTACGCAGGCACTCAGCCTGGCGTCAGGTACACGGGGCGTGTTGTCGCTGGGGCGGGTGCAAACCCCCACGCTGGCCATGATCTGTGCCCGTTATCTCGAGAATAAAAACTTTGTACCGCAATTGTATTACCAGGTAGCCATTTACCCGGATAAAGACGGGCAGGTGTTCAAAGCCATATCCGAAAAAAATTTTAAAACACGTGAAGAGGCGCAGGCCATAATAGATCTGGTTACAGGTGAAGGCCATATTCAAAACGTGGAAGCTAAACCGCGAAAAGAACCGCCACCATTATTGCATGACCTGAGCAGTTTGCAGCAGGAAGCCAATAAACGCAAAGGTTTTACGGCCGACCAGACCCTGGGCCTTTTGCAAAACTTATACGAAGGTAAACTGGTAACCTATCCGCGAACCGGCAGCCGCTATATTGGCGATGATGTATTTGCCGGCGTACCGGACCTTATCGATAAGTTAAACAGTCACCCTGAGTTTGGTAAACAGGCGGCGGCGCTAACCGGCGCTAAACTGAACAAACGCTGTGTTAATGCCAAAAAGGTAACGGATCACCATGCCATCCTGCCAACAGGAGTGGTGCCGCAGCATTTGTCAGCCGATCACCAGGCAATCTATGACCTGGTTGCCGGGCGTATGCTGGAAGCCTTTCACCAGGATTGTATAAAAGAGGTCACCAGGATCACACTTTTATCCGGCTCAAAATTTATAGCCAGTGGTACCGTGATACAAACGGCAGGCTGGCGGGCGGTGTTCAATGACAAGGATGAAGAAAAGAAAGATGAAGAAAATGTCACGTTGCCAAAAGTGACACAGGGCGAAGATCTGCAGATAACCGAAAAGGTTTTGCTTGAAAAACAAACCAAACCCAAAGCGCTGTTTAATGAAGCCAGCTTACTGAAAGCACTGGAAACGGCAGGTAAGGAGATTGAAGACGAAGAGTTGAGGGAGGCTATGAAAGAAGGCGGCCTGGGCACACCGGCGACACGCGCGGCGATCATCGAAACCTTGCTGACCCGGAAATACATCCTGCGCGAAAAGAAAAACCTGGTACCGACCGAAACGGGGTTGGCTGTTTACGAAATAGTAAGGCACCAGCGCATAGCACATGCGGAACTGACTGGCACCTGGGAAAAACGTTTAGAGGAAATTCGCTCAGGAGGCTCGGTCGCAGCTTTCCAGGAAGAGATTAAAACCTATACCCGGGCCATTACGCAGGAATTGCTCCAGGCCGGTAAAAGTTTTAAAGCGCCCGTAGCAATTTAA
- a CDS encoding DUF4434 domain-containing protein, whose amino-acid sequence MDKARYKLAAAVILTLLTGSLYAQRHDPVQPQISLTLIPPSPVTDQITVDVRAGLWNHTSKAKKLSVSFYLDQASAQNVLYKQQITVSPRSANCVKFLWPTRNQAGFHKVILVVSSPGGHWTTERPMQVITSANRSTQQIDGAFLGFYHWSEAEGKYWNPELKKVTDAQWGEMIHAQHRLAMNIVVVQEVYRNPTMYAGKHNIPVDGYKGVPYYPSRLFPGRVPVAAKDPVEAVLTQADKDGMNVFIGVGSYAWFDFTNGSLEWHKKVARELWDKYGHHRSFYGWYVSEEQDGGLSDAQARKDIVHFFAEFSKYVRKLAPDKPVMLATNSHHLVGAEETYRKLLPNLDILCPFGFHRMPQGELTGEQAADKLQALCNQAGSHLWMDMEVFNFAEDNALVPRPISGLLSDLHRFPNFEKIICYQYPGLLNSPDMSIKPGGENTVKLYLDYKKYLDSVSTTPNKR is encoded by the coding sequence ATGGATAAGGCAAGGTATAAATTAGCAGCGGCAGTAATTTTAACGCTATTAACGGGCAGTTTATACGCACAGCGACACGACCCCGTTCAACCGCAAATCAGCCTTACGCTGATACCGCCATCACCGGTTACTGATCAAATAACAGTGGATGTCAGGGCCGGTCTCTGGAACCATACTTCAAAAGCGAAAAAATTAAGTGTATCCTTTTACCTTGATCAGGCATCGGCGCAGAACGTATTATATAAACAACAAATTACAGTGTCCCCGCGGTCAGCCAATTGTGTGAAGTTCCTTTGGCCCACCCGTAATCAGGCAGGCTTTCATAAGGTGATCCTTGTGGTTTCTTCTCCCGGTGGTCATTGGACCACCGAACGGCCCATGCAGGTGATAACCTCTGCCAACAGGTCGACCCAACAGATTGACGGCGCATTCCTCGGATTTTATCACTGGAGCGAAGCGGAGGGAAAATACTGGAACCCCGAGCTGAAAAAAGTAACGGATGCACAATGGGGAGAAATGATTCATGCCCAGCATCGCCTGGCCATGAATATTGTTGTTGTACAGGAGGTTTATCGTAACCCAACCATGTACGCGGGTAAGCATAATATCCCGGTGGATGGCTACAAGGGAGTACCTTATTACCCCTCACGCTTATTCCCCGGCCGGGTGCCTGTTGCAGCCAAAGACCCGGTAGAAGCAGTTTTGACACAAGCCGATAAAGATGGGATGAATGTTTTTATAGGGGTAGGTTCATACGCCTGGTTTGATTTTACCAACGGGTCGCTTGAATGGCATAAAAAAGTTGCACGTGAGTTGTGGGATAAATACGGACATCACCGGTCATTTTATGGCTGGTACGTAAGCGAAGAGCAGGATGGCGGACTTAGCGATGCGCAGGCCAGGAAGGATATAGTACATTTTTTTGCTGAATTTAGTAAGTATGTACGCAAGCTGGCTCCTGATAAACCCGTTATGCTGGCCACAAATTCGCACCATTTGGTTGGTGCGGAGGAAACCTACCGGAAGCTGTTACCCAACCTGGATATTTTATGCCCGTTCGGCTTTCACAGGATGCCGCAGGGAGAGTTAACCGGCGAGCAAGCCGCAGATAAACTCCAGGCATTGTGTAACCAGGCCGGCTCGCATTTATGGATGGATATGGAAGTTTTTAATTTTGCCGAAGACAACGCATTGGTGCCAAGGCCTATCAGTGGTTTACTGAGCGACCTGCACCGTTTTCCGAATTTCGAAAAGATCATCTGTTATCAATATCCCGGCCTGCTTAACAGTCCGGATATGTCAATTAAGCCCGGGGGCGAGAACACGGTAAAACTTTACCTCGATTACAAAAAATACCTTGATTCAGTAAGTACAACACCAAACAAACGCTAG
- a CDS encoding HRDC domain-containing protein: MAEHSNPVMQLAYDYLESTNTVVFLTGKAGTGKTTFLQNLRQTSKKKLAVVAPTGVAAINAGGMTIHSFFQLSFAPVIPSGNERSEVFYSAEKKDLLASLELLIIDEISMVRPDVLDQIDLILRTEKGSAYPFGGVQLLLIGDLSQLSPIIREDDWSILRPYYATPYFFSSQVLQKAPYVRIELEHVYRQKEQAFVDILNEVRHQILSASSLEILNSRYIPNFQPAAEDPYITLTTHNSIAQQINTEWLDTLTGGEQVFTATIRGEFPKDAYPTETDLKLKIGAQVMFVKNDSSAEKLFYNGKIGIVSRIEGQTVFVQCGDGQREIAVEPLEWSNVKYQLDGEAINETNAGSFVQLPLKLAWAITIHKSQGLTFDRAIIDIAESFAHGQAYVALSRCRSLTGMVLRNPVAAHNIIGDPAVARFNEQRAGARPDAQSLERDREQYRLFLLTELFNFTPMQAKLKDFKSLLPDLETDILIVAAKFIKQPNPERSRQAAAYFLAKLRAAIEKLHLQLPVLIGESKDRAGKADQMINWLMNRIRLMEYFSLHAFTTGAYLAEIKNRPAVHERSYLKALNAVPNEKLYEDLLLWREKTAAAEKIMPAMVLSEKTAAAIAEKLPATLKTLSAIKGIGPHKAAQYGADLIGLIRSYQQEINGSGTEQASLF; the protein is encoded by the coding sequence ATGGCAGAACACAGTAATCCGGTGATGCAGCTGGCATATGATTACCTGGAAAGCACCAACACGGTGGTTTTCCTTACGGGAAAAGCAGGCACCGGCAAAACCACATTTCTGCAAAACCTGCGACAGACATCCAAAAAGAAGCTGGCAGTAGTTGCACCTACCGGTGTGGCGGCAATAAATGCCGGAGGCATGACGATACATTCTTTTTTCCAGCTTTCCTTTGCACCGGTGATCCCTTCGGGAAACGAGCGGTCTGAAGTTTTTTATAGTGCGGAGAAAAAAGATCTGCTGGCGAGCCTGGAATTATTGATCATTGATGAGATCAGCATGGTACGACCGGATGTGCTCGACCAGATCGACCTGATCCTGCGAACCGAAAAAGGATCGGCCTATCCCTTCGGCGGCGTACAACTGCTGCTGATCGGCGACCTTTCACAACTCAGCCCGATTATCCGTGAAGATGACTGGTCTATTTTAAGGCCCTATTACGCCACTCCTTATTTCTTCAGCAGCCAGGTGCTTCAAAAAGCGCCTTATGTGCGGATTGAACTGGAGCATGTTTACCGGCAAAAGGAACAGGCTTTTGTAGACATCCTGAACGAAGTGCGCCATCAAATCCTCAGCGCTTCCAGCCTGGAAATCCTCAATTCGCGCTATATTCCAAATTTCCAGCCTGCGGCCGAAGACCCTTACATCACCCTTACAACTCATAACAGCATTGCCCAGCAAATCAATACCGAATGGCTGGATACATTAACAGGCGGGGAACAGGTATTTACCGCAACCATCCGCGGGGAATTTCCGAAAGATGCTTACCCTACCGAAACCGACCTGAAGCTGAAAATTGGCGCGCAAGTGATGTTTGTAAAAAATGACAGCTCGGCAGAAAAGCTTTTTTATAATGGTAAGATAGGTATAGTGTCACGGATTGAAGGGCAGACCGTATTTGTTCAATGCGGCGATGGGCAGCGGGAGATTGCGGTAGAGCCATTGGAATGGAGCAATGTAAAGTACCAGCTTGACGGGGAAGCCATTAATGAAACCAATGCAGGCAGTTTCGTGCAGCTTCCGTTAAAACTGGCCTGGGCCATTACTATCCATAAAAGCCAGGGGTTAACGTTCGACCGGGCGATCATCGACATTGCCGAATCTTTTGCCCACGGACAGGCTTACGTTGCGCTGAGTCGTTGCCGGAGTTTAACAGGGATGGTATTACGTAACCCCGTTGCCGCGCATAATATTATTGGCGATCCGGCCGTGGCCCGTTTTAATGAGCAAAGGGCTGGCGCCAGGCCCGATGCACAAAGCCTGGAACGCGATCGTGAACAATACCGGCTGTTCCTGCTGACAGAATTATTTAATTTTACACCGATGCAGGCAAAATTAAAAGATTTTAAAAGCCTGCTGCCTGATTTAGAAACTGACATATTAATTGTCGCCGCAAAATTCATCAAACAGCCAAATCCCGAACGAAGCAGGCAAGCAGCAGCTTATTTCCTTGCGAAACTGCGTGCAGCCATTGAAAAATTACATCTGCAACTGCCCGTGTTAATTGGTGAATCAAAGGACAGGGCCGGTAAGGCAGATCAAATGATCAATTGGCTAATGAACCGCATCAGGCTGATGGAATATTTTTCGCTGCACGCTTTTACGACCGGGGCCTACCTGGCGGAGATTAAAAACAGGCCCGCAGTGCATGAACGGTCCTATTTAAAGGCACTGAATGCCGTGCCAAATGAAAAACTTTATGAAGACCTGCTGCTTTGGCGTGAAAAAACAGCGGCGGCAGAAAAGATAATGCCGGCGATGGTACTCTCTGAAAAAACCGCTGCAGCGATTGCTGAAAAACTACCGGCAACATTAAAAACGCTAAGTGCGATCAAAGGGATTGGCCCGCACAAAGCAGCGCAATATGGCGCGGACCTCATCGGCTTGATCCGCAGCTATCAGCAAGAGATCAATGGGTCCGGCACGGAGCAGGCCAGTTTATTTTAA